One genomic segment of Rhizobium gallicum bv. gallicum R602sp includes these proteins:
- a CDS encoding DUF1467 family protein, which translates to MLQIFLQGFAVYFIVWWITLFAVLPIGLRTQAEDNDVVLGTVPSAPTRFRALFTFSLTTIVSGVVYGAWYISSTYFGWGFDALPQIGPSFR; encoded by the coding sequence ATGCTGCAGATTTTTCTACAGGGCTTTGCCGTCTATTTCATCGTCTGGTGGATCACGCTTTTTGCCGTGCTGCCGATCGGCCTGCGCACGCAGGCGGAGGACAACGATGTGGTTCTCGGCACCGTTCCGAGCGCGCCGACGCGTTTTCGGGCGCTCTTCACCTTTTCACTGACGACCATTGTTTCGGGGGTCGTCTATGGCGCGTGGTATATCTCCTCGACCTATTTCGGCTGGGGTTTCGACGCCCTCCCGCAGATTGGCCCGAGCTTCCGATGA
- the proS gene encoding proline--tRNA ligase, which produces MRLSRYFMPILKENPKEAEIVSHRLMLRAGMIRQQSQGIYSWLPLGKRVLDKVNSIIREEQNRSGAIELSMPTLQSAELWQESGRYDAYGKEMLRIKDRQDRPMLYGPTNEEMVTDIFRSYVKSYKNLPLNLYHIQLKFRDEIRPRFGTMRSREFMMKDAYSFDLTREGAEHSYKKMFTAYLRTFDRLGLRAIPMRADTGPIGGDLSHEFIILAETGESEVYSHKDFVNFDIPPADTDFDDAAGLNAIFDKWTSVYAATSEMHDEAAFNAIPETARLSARGIEVGHIFYFGTKYSEPMGAKVQGPDGKEHTVHMGSYGIGPTRLVPAIIEASHDDNGIIWPASVAPFDALVINMKAGDAACDAACEKIYAALSKAGKDVLYDDTDDRAGTKFATADLIGIPMQIIAGPRAVANGEVELKDRKTGARETMTIDAAINKLLA; this is translated from the coding sequence ATGCGTCTGTCCCGCTATTTCATGCCCATCCTCAAGGAAAACCCCAAGGAGGCGGAAATTGTCTCCCACCGGCTGATGCTGCGCGCCGGCATGATCCGCCAGCAGTCGCAGGGCATTTATTCCTGGCTGCCGCTCGGCAAACGCGTTCTCGACAAGGTGAATTCCATTATCCGCGAGGAGCAGAATCGTAGCGGCGCGATCGAGCTTTCCATGCCGACGCTGCAGTCCGCCGAGCTCTGGCAGGAAAGCGGGCGCTACGACGCCTATGGCAAGGAGATGCTGCGTATCAAGGACCGCCAGGACCGGCCGATGCTCTATGGACCGACGAATGAGGAGATGGTGACGGATATCTTCCGTTCATACGTCAAGTCCTACAAGAACCTGCCGCTGAACCTCTATCACATCCAGCTGAAGTTCCGCGACGAGATCCGCCCGCGTTTCGGTACCATGCGCTCGCGCGAGTTCATGATGAAGGATGCCTATTCCTTCGACCTGACGCGTGAAGGCGCCGAGCACTCTTACAAGAAGATGTTCACGGCCTACCTGCGCACCTTCGACCGCCTGGGGCTGCGTGCCATTCCCATGCGCGCCGACACCGGTCCCATCGGTGGCGATCTCAGCCATGAATTCATCATTCTCGCGGAGACCGGCGAATCGGAAGTTTACAGCCACAAGGATTTCGTCAATTTCGATATCCCGCCGGCCGATACCGATTTCGACGATGCCGCCGGCCTGAATGCGATTTTCGACAAGTGGACCTCTGTCTATGCAGCCACCTCGGAGATGCACGACGAAGCAGCATTCAACGCCATCCCGGAAACCGCGCGTCTTTCGGCGCGCGGCATCGAAGTCGGCCACATCTTTTATTTTGGCACGAAATATTCCGAGCCGATGGGCGCCAAGGTGCAGGGGCCAGATGGCAAGGAACACACTGTTCACATGGGTTCCTACGGTATCGGGCCGACACGCCTTGTTCCCGCCATCATCGAAGCATCGCATGACGACAACGGAATCATCTGGCCGGCTTCTGTTGCGCCGTTCGATGCGCTCGTGATCAACATGAAGGCGGGCGATGCCGCTTGCGATGCAGCTTGCGAGAAGATCTACGCGGCGCTTTCGAAGGCCGGCAAGGACGTGCTCTATGACGATACCGATGATCGCGCCGGAACGAAATTCGCCACTGCCGACCTGATCGGCATACCGATGCAGATCATCGCCGGCCCGCGCGCGGTCGCCAACGGCGAAGTGGAACTCAAGGACCGCAAGACCGGTGCCCGCGAAACGATGACGATCGACGCGGCGATCAACAAGCTCTTGGCGTAA
- a CDS encoding lipoprotein-releasing ABC transporter permease subunit encodes MADAAVDQRGSKSGLGPAVRPFSAFERLVAWRYLRARRKEAFISVIAGFSFVGIMLGVATLIIVMAVMNGFRTELISRILGINGHMIVQPVDGPFTDYAALTDRFAAVPGIRMALPLVEGQTLASGQAGAGTGALVRGIRAEDLTKLKTVSDNIKSGDLVGFASGQGVLIGSRMAEQLGLRAGDTITLISPEGDVTPMGINPRVKSYTVSGIFEIGMSEYDAAIIYMPLEEAQLYFNAEGLVQSIELFANNPDDIDNLRPKVEEAAGRQIAITDWRQRNQTFFSALQVERNVMFMILTLIVLVAALNIISGLIMLVKDKGSDIAILRTMGATSGAIMRIFFMTGAAIGIVGTIAGVLLGVVVCINIESIRQFFSWVTGTVLFNPQLYFLSQLPAEMSLGETVSVVVMALALSFLATIFPAWRASRLDPVQALRYE; translated from the coding sequence ATGGCAGATGCGGCGGTGGACCAGCGGGGTTCGAAATCCGGCCTCGGTCCGGCGGTCAGGCCATTCTCCGCCTTCGAACGCCTTGTGGCGTGGCGTTATCTGCGCGCCCGCCGCAAGGAAGCCTTCATCTCGGTCATCGCCGGCTTTTCCTTCGTCGGCATCATGCTGGGCGTTGCGACGCTGATCATCGTCATGGCCGTCATGAACGGTTTCCGCACCGAGCTGATCTCGCGCATTCTCGGCATCAACGGCCATATGATCGTGCAGCCGGTGGACGGACCTTTTACCGACTATGCGGCATTGACCGACAGGTTCGCGGCGGTGCCCGGCATCAGAATGGCGCTGCCTTTGGTCGAGGGCCAGACGCTGGCGTCGGGCCAGGCGGGTGCCGGAACCGGCGCACTGGTGCGAGGCATCCGCGCCGAAGACCTGACCAAGCTCAAGACGGTTTCCGACAATATCAAGTCCGGAGACCTCGTCGGATTCGCTTCGGGGCAGGGTGTTCTCATCGGTTCGCGCATGGCGGAGCAGCTCGGTCTGCGGGCGGGCGATACCATCACGCTGATTTCACCGGAAGGTGACGTGACGCCGATGGGCATCAATCCGCGCGTCAAATCCTACACCGTTTCCGGCATCTTCGAGATCGGCATGTCGGAATATGACGCGGCGATTATCTATATGCCGCTTGAGGAGGCGCAGCTCTATTTCAATGCCGAGGGCCTCGTTCAGTCGATCGAGCTCTTCGCCAACAATCCCGACGATATCGACAATCTCCGCCCCAAGGTGGAGGAAGCGGCAGGCCGTCAGATCGCCATCACCGATTGGCGCCAGCGCAACCAGACCTTCTTCTCCGCCCTGCAGGTGGAGCGCAACGTGATGTTCATGATCCTGACGCTGATCGTTCTGGTCGCGGCGCTGAACATCATCTCCGGCCTGATCATGCTGGTGAAGGACAAGGGCAGCGATATCGCGATCCTGCGCACCATGGGCGCGACGTCCGGCGCCATCATGCGCATCTTCTTCATGACCGGTGCTGCGATCGGCATCGTCGGCACTATTGCCGGCGTGCTGCTCGGCGTCGTCGTCTGCATCAACATCGAGTCGATCCGCCAGTTCTTCTCCTGGGTCACGGGCACCGTGCTCTTCAATCCGCAACTCTATTTCCTGAGCCAGCTGCCGGCCGAGATGAGTCTCGGCGAGACGGTCTCTGTCGTCGTCATGGCGCTGGCGCTCTCCTTTCTCGCGACCATTTTCCCAGCCTGGCGGGCCTCGCGGCTCGATCCGGTGCAGGCGCTCCGCTATGAATAA
- a CDS encoding ABC transporter ATP-binding protein, with protein sequence MKRNVVLKLTGVERHYGQGDTVLTILKGADFTLHSGEIVALVAPSGTGKSTLLHVAGLLEHPDGGEVTVNGQVCEGLTDEKRTAIRRSEIGFVYQFHHLLPEFSALENIMMPQMIAGLPRNEAGERAKQLLDYMRIGHRASHRPGELSGGEQQRVAIARAVANAPTVLLADEPTGNLDPETASYVFDALEALVRQSGLAALIATHNHELAGRMDRRVTISDGKVVEF encoded by the coding sequence ATGAAACGGAACGTCGTTCTCAAGCTTACCGGCGTCGAGCGTCACTATGGCCAGGGCGATACCGTGCTCACCATTCTGAAGGGCGCAGATTTTACCCTCCACAGCGGCGAGATCGTCGCCCTGGTCGCTCCTTCGGGCACCGGCAAATCGACGCTGCTGCATGTCGCGGGCCTGCTGGAGCATCCGGACGGCGGCGAAGTCACCGTCAACGGCCAAGTCTGCGAAGGGCTGACCGACGAGAAGCGCACGGCGATCCGCCGCAGCGAGATTGGCTTCGTCTACCAGTTCCACCACCTCCTTCCGGAGTTTTCGGCCCTCGAGAACATCATGATGCCGCAGATGATTGCCGGTCTGCCGCGAAACGAGGCGGGCGAACGCGCAAAGCAGCTGCTCGACTATATGCGCATCGGCCACCGCGCCAGCCATCGTCCCGGCGAGCTTTCGGGCGGCGAGCAGCAGCGGGTCGCGATTGCGCGCGCGGTTGCCAATGCGCCGACCGTGCTTCTCGCCGACGAGCCGACCGGAAACCTCGATCCCGAGACCGCGAGCTACGTGTTCGATGCGCTGGAGGCGCTCGTCCGCCAGTCCGGTCTTGCAGCGCTGATCGCCACTCATAACCACGAACTTGCTGGCCGCATGGACCGTCGCGTGACCATCAGCGACGGTAAGGTTGTCGAGTTCTGA
- a CDS encoding DUF5680 domain-containing protein codes for MNLAALNGFVVEAKANTYVGGGRRLDACRSGSHDIGYARGEWRYLDSYFGGTDFAGQEVVWLGGEPVWVMNYFGRIVEPTLIDGEKAGAVIKAALSTMYAEYGRFLGGMEFEHAFGFYADHSTGDCDHFSGREMIIVAERRAYELDYRGGLIRP; via the coding sequence ATGAATCTTGCTGCATTGAACGGCTTCGTCGTCGAAGCGAAGGCAAATACCTATGTCGGCGGCGGAAGAAGGCTAGACGCCTGCCGCAGCGGATCGCACGACATCGGCTACGCGCGCGGAGAATGGCGCTATCTCGACAGCTATTTCGGCGGAACGGATTTCGCCGGACAAGAAGTCGTGTGGCTGGGCGGCGAGCCCGTCTGGGTGATGAACTATTTCGGCCGCATTGTCGAGCCGACGCTGATCGATGGGGAAAAGGCAGGTGCGGTCATCAAAGCCGCGCTTTCGACGATGTATGCCGAATACGGTCGCTTCCTGGGAGGCATGGAATTCGAGCATGCCTTCGGCTTTTATGCCGACCACAGCACCGGCGATTGCGATCACTTCAGCGGACGGGAAATGATCATCGTTGCAGAGCGGAGAGCCTACGAGCTGGATTACCGAGGCGGCCTCATCCGCCCCTAA
- the dnaE gene encoding DNA polymerase III subunit alpha has product MADAESGFVGGTPGFVHLRVHSAYSLLEGALPLKKILYKASGDSQPAIAITDTNNLFVALEFSQKAMEEGLQPIIGCQLSIDMDGLETERRGGQQALAKLPSIVVLAATAAGYERLVDLVSRAYLGGEDNQAVHIRASWLEEAGTEGLIALTGALGGPVDVALKQGHAAQAQTRLLALKRLFPDRLYVELQRHGTYDKRHEQKVVGLAYEHDLPLVATNEAFFPTRDDYDAHDALMAVAHNAIVSDDSRFRLTPDHYLKSRAEMAKLFADLPEALQNTVEIARRCSFVLKTRKPILPRFTGATDDPEEAERAEALELRRQAEEGLDMRLSTLGMSPGYEEKDYRERLEFELSVIERMRFPGYFLIVADFIKWAKQHDIPVGPGRGSGAGSLVAYALTITDVDPLRFSLLFERFLNPERVSMPDFDIDFCQDRREEVIRYVQQKYGRAQVAQIITFGSLQARAALRDVGRVLEMPYGQVDKICKLVPNNPANPTPLSKAIEEEPKLQEEAAKEPVVARLLDIAQKIEGLYRHASTHAAGIVIGDRPLSKLVPMYRDPRSDMPVTQFNMKWVEQAGLVKFDFLGLKTLTVLKVAVDFVAKRGIKVDLAAIPLDDKKTYEMLSRGETVGVFQVESAGMRKALIGMKPDCIEDIIALVALYRPGPMENIPTYNARKHGEEEVESIHPMIDHLLKETQGVIVYQEQVMQIAQVLSGYSLGEADLLRRAMGKKIKAEMDQQRERFVDGAISNGVSKPQADNIFELLAKFANYGFNKSHAAAYAIVSYQTAYMKAHYPVEFLAASMTLDMSNTDKVNDFRQDAKRLGIEVIAPSVQSSFRQFETGDNRIYYALAALKGVGENAVDHIVEVRGEEPFASIEDFCLRIDPRQVNRRVLESLIYAGAFDCFGQDRAGLAAGLDRILGYAQRAQENKLSGQSDIFGGALSSGPEKIALPPFSPWLASERLLKEFQVLGFYLTAHPLDSYNNILQKMRVQTFAEFSAAVKQGATNARLAGTVISKQERKTRTGNKMGIIVFSDSSGQFEAVLFSEMLNQYRDVLEPGKSFVLTATGEERPEGVGLRLQTIQSLEEKSLQMQKSLRVYVRDSGPMRAVAAHLNAKGDGLVSFIVIKEDGKREVEVELPQKYRITPEIAAALRAAPGIVDVELV; this is encoded by the coding sequence ATGGCGGATGCGGAGAGCGGCTTTGTCGGCGGTACGCCGGGTTTCGTGCACCTGCGTGTCCACTCGGCTTATTCGCTCCTTGAGGGCGCGCTGCCGCTGAAGAAGATCCTTTACAAGGCATCAGGCGATAGCCAGCCGGCGATCGCCATCACCGACACCAACAATCTGTTCGTCGCTCTCGAATTTTCGCAAAAGGCGATGGAAGAGGGGCTACAGCCGATCATCGGGTGCCAGCTGTCGATCGATATGGACGGCCTGGAGACAGAAAGGCGCGGCGGTCAGCAGGCGCTGGCCAAGCTGCCCTCCATCGTCGTGCTTGCCGCGACCGCGGCAGGCTACGAGCGGCTCGTCGATCTCGTCAGCCGCGCTTATCTCGGCGGCGAAGACAACCAGGCGGTCCATATCAGGGCATCCTGGCTGGAAGAGGCCGGAACCGAAGGGCTGATCGCGCTGACGGGTGCGCTTGGCGGCCCCGTCGATGTGGCACTGAAGCAGGGGCATGCCGCGCAGGCGCAAACCCGGCTGCTTGCTCTGAAGCGGCTCTTCCCAGACCGGCTCTATGTCGAGTTGCAGCGCCACGGAACCTATGACAAGCGCCATGAGCAGAAGGTCGTGGGGCTTGCGTATGAGCACGATCTGCCGTTGGTGGCGACCAACGAGGCCTTCTTCCCGACGCGCGACGATTATGATGCCCATGATGCGCTGATGGCCGTTGCCCATAACGCCATCGTCTCGGACGACAGCCGCTTCCGCCTGACGCCGGACCACTATTTGAAGAGCCGCGCCGAGATGGCGAAACTCTTTGCCGATCTGCCGGAAGCGCTGCAAAACACGGTCGAGATCGCCCGCCGCTGCTCCTTCGTACTGAAGACCCGTAAGCCCATCCTGCCGCGCTTTACCGGCGCCACCGACGATCCCGAGGAGGCCGAACGCGCCGAGGCGCTGGAACTCCGCCGGCAGGCGGAGGAGGGCCTCGACATGCGCCTTTCGACGCTCGGCATGTCGCCCGGCTATGAGGAGAAGGATTACCGCGAACGGCTGGAATTCGAACTCAGCGTCATCGAGCGCATGCGGTTTCCGGGCTACTTCCTGATCGTTGCGGACTTCATCAAATGGGCAAAGCAGCATGATATCCCTGTTGGCCCCGGCCGCGGTTCCGGTGCAGGCTCGCTCGTCGCCTATGCGCTGACGATCACCGACGTCGACCCGTTGCGCTTTTCGCTGCTCTTCGAACGCTTCCTCAATCCGGAACGCGTCTCGATGCCCGACTTCGACATCGACTTCTGCCAGGACCGCCGCGAAGAGGTGATCCGCTACGTGCAGCAGAAATACGGCCGCGCACAGGTGGCGCAGATTATCACCTTCGGTTCGCTGCAGGCGCGCGCTGCCCTCCGCGACGTCGGCCGTGTGCTGGAAATGCCTTACGGCCAGGTCGACAAGATCTGCAAGCTGGTGCCGAACAATCCGGCCAATCCGACGCCGCTCTCCAAGGCGATCGAGGAGGAGCCGAAGCTTCAGGAGGAGGCAGCGAAGGAGCCCGTCGTGGCGCGCCTGCTCGATATCGCCCAGAAAATCGAGGGCCTTTACCGCCACGCCTCGACGCACGCCGCCGGCATCGTCATCGGCGACCGGCCGCTCTCGAAGCTGGTTCCGATGTATCGCGACCCCCGCTCCGATATGCCGGTCACCCAGTTCAATATGAAGTGGGTCGAGCAGGCCGGCCTCGTAAAGTTCGACTTCCTCGGCCTGAAAACGCTGACGGTACTGAAAGTTGCGGTCGATTTCGTGGCCAAACGCGGCATCAAGGTGGACCTCGCCGCGATCCCGCTCGATGACAAGAAAACCTACGAGATGCTCTCTCGCGGCGAAACGGTCGGCGTGTTCCAGGTGGAAAGTGCCGGCATGCGCAAGGCGCTGATCGGCATGAAGCCGGACTGCATCGAGGACATCATCGCCCTCGTCGCCCTTTATCGCCCGGGCCCGATGGAAAACATCCCGACCTACAATGCCCGAAAGCATGGGGAAGAAGAGGTCGAATCGATCCATCCGATGATCGATCACCTGCTCAAGGAGACACAGGGCGTCATCGTCTATCAGGAACAGGTGATGCAGATCGCCCAGGTCCTGTCCGGCTATTCGCTCGGCGAAGCCGATCTTCTGCGCCGTGCCATGGGCAAGAAGATCAAGGCGGAAATGGACCAGCAGCGCGAGCGCTTCGTCGACGGTGCCATCAGCAACGGCGTGTCGAAGCCGCAAGCCGACAACATCTTCGAACTGCTGGCAAAGTTCGCAAACTACGGCTTCAACAAGTCGCACGCCGCCGCCTACGCTATCGTCTCTTATCAGACGGCTTATATGAAAGCGCATTACCCGGTCGAGTTCCTGGCCGCGTCGATGACGCTCGATATGTCGAACACCGATAAGGTCAACGATTTCCGGCAGGATGCCAAGCGCCTCGGCATCGAGGTCATCGCACCCTCGGTTCAAAGCTCGTTCCGCCAATTTGAAACCGGCGACAACCGCATTTATTACGCATTGGCGGCGCTGAAGGGCGTCGGCGAAAATGCCGTCGATCACATTGTCGAGGTGCGCGGCGAAGAGCCTTTTGCAAGCATCGAGGATTTCTGCCTGCGCATCGATCCGCGCCAGGTCAACCGGCGCGTGCTGGAAAGCCTGATCTATGCCGGCGCCTTCGATTGCTTCGGCCAGGATCGCGCAGGGCTCGCAGCCGGCCTTGATCGCATTTTGGGCTATGCCCAGCGCGCGCAGGAAAATAAGCTGAGCGGCCAGTCGGATATCTTCGGCGGCGCGCTGTCGTCCGGGCCGGAGAAAATTGCGCTGCCGCCGTTTTCGCCCTGGCTCGCTTCCGAGCGACTGCTCAAGGAGTTCCAAGTGTTGGGCTTCTACCTGACGGCGCACCCGCTCGACAGCTACAACAACATCCTGCAGAAGATGCGGGTCCAGACCTTTGCGGAATTCTCCGCCGCCGTGAAGCAAGGCGCAACCAATGCCCGGCTTGCCGGGACGGTCATTTCGAAGCAGGAGCGCAAGACGCGCACCGGCAACAAGATGGGCATCATCGTCTTTTCGGATTCGTCCGGACAGTTCGAAGCCGTGCTGTTCTCTGAAATGCTGAACCAGTACCGCGACGTGCTGGAACCGGGGAAGTCCTTTGTGCTAACCGCCACCGGCGAGGAGCGGCCGGAAGGCGTCGGTCTGCGCTTGCAGACGATCCAGTCGCTCGAGGAAAAGTCGTTGCAGATGCAGAAGTCGCTGCGCGTTTATGTCCGCGATTCCGGTCCTATGCGCGCCGTTGCGGCGCACCTGAACGCCAAGGGCGACGGCCTCGTTTCCTTCATCGTCATCAAGGAGGACGGCAAGCGCGAGGTCGAGGTCGAGCTGCCGCAAAAATACCGCATCACACCGGAAATTGCCGCCGCCTTGCGCGCCGCCCCCGGCATCGTCGATGTCGAGCTTGTCTAG
- a CDS encoding HIT family protein: MSKRQPFNVEAYLRDIATRPCFICGLVSGDPAFFHHRIFEDEETIIFLSKYPTLPGYCLVSPKKHREDLAQDLTTEEYLRLQGHVHLLSRALKKAFDAERIYVLSLGSQQANSHLHFHVVPLPAGVPLEEQQYHALMAEHGVLQIPAGEMARLAEQITQAFLQERGVP; the protein is encoded by the coding sequence ATGAGCAAACGCCAGCCGTTCAATGTCGAAGCCTACCTGCGCGATATAGCGACAAGGCCCTGTTTTATCTGCGGGCTGGTGAGCGGAGATCCTGCGTTCTTCCATCATCGCATTTTCGAGGATGAAGAGACAATCATCTTTCTCAGTAAATATCCAACGCTGCCCGGATACTGTTTGGTTTCCCCAAAGAAACACCGCGAAGACTTGGCTCAGGATCTCACGACCGAAGAATACCTGCGATTGCAAGGGCATGTACACCTCTTGTCTCGGGCGCTGAAAAAGGCATTCGATGCTGAAAGAATCTATGTTCTTTCACTCGGCAGCCAGCAAGCCAACAGCCACCTCCATTTCCATGTGGTTCCTCTGCCTGCAGGCGTACCCCTCGAAGAGCAACAGTACCACGCGCTCATGGCCGAGCATGGCGTGCTGCAGATTCCCGCCGGCGAGATGGCACGGCTAGCGGAGCAGATCACTCAAGCCTTTCTTCAGGAACGGGGCGTTCCCTGA
- a CDS encoding L,D-transpeptidase family protein has translation MFSRFVFGLGLLSATALVHHPAFAVDARTLQIFVSKDRQSLVVYDGTEVIATSKVSTGKAGHTTPNGIFSVLEKKKYHESNLYSAAPMPWMQRLTWSGIALHESNSVPRYPASHGCVRMPAAFAKQLYKMTDLSVPVIISDAEVAPEPIAHPNLFRPDLPKPPLLLSDAELRPAIGENRGEPVQLAMNNAAPPPVAQFAASENTDPIRILISRRTERETVIDIQTYLNQLGFSTGTPDGLVGTATIQAINTFKALRPAQFKGDKALVSDTLLREVYAAAGKGEPPNGIIMVRQGFMPVFEAPLTIDNARQALGTHFFALHAVDAKNGKADWLGVTLKNDLSRQAMKRLGIVANESSIVTGTPIARALDRITISDETRRRIGGMLAAGSTLTISDTGIGPETGAGTDFITITH, from the coding sequence ATGTTCTCGCGTTTTGTTTTCGGCCTCGGCTTGCTGTCGGCGACCGCACTCGTGCATCACCCGGCCTTTGCGGTGGATGCCCGCACCCTGCAAATCTTTGTTTCCAAGGACAGGCAGTCGCTTGTCGTCTACGACGGCACAGAAGTGATCGCGACCTCGAAAGTCTCGACCGGCAAGGCCGGCCACACCACACCGAACGGTATCTTTTCCGTTCTCGAGAAAAAGAAATACCACGAGTCCAACCTCTACTCGGCAGCTCCGATGCCGTGGATGCAGCGACTGACCTGGTCTGGCATCGCGCTTCATGAATCGAATTCCGTGCCGCGCTATCCGGCCTCCCACGGATGCGTGCGCATGCCCGCCGCCTTTGCCAAGCAACTCTACAAGATGACGGATCTTAGCGTGCCGGTCATCATCAGCGATGCCGAGGTGGCGCCCGAGCCGATCGCGCATCCAAATCTCTTCCGTCCCGATCTACCGAAACCGCCACTGCTGCTTTCGGATGCGGAACTGCGCCCGGCGATCGGCGAAAACCGCGGAGAGCCTGTTCAGTTGGCGATGAACAACGCAGCGCCACCGCCTGTCGCGCAGTTCGCGGCCTCGGAAAACACCGATCCGATCCGCATTCTCATCTCCCGGCGCACCGAGCGCGAGACGGTGATCGATATCCAGACCTATCTCAACCAGCTCGGTTTCTCGACGGGCACACCCGACGGCCTTGTCGGCACGGCCACCATTCAGGCCATCAATACCTTCAAGGCACTGCGGCCTGCGCAGTTCAAAGGTGACAAAGCGCTCGTCAGCGACACTCTCCTCAGGGAAGTTTACGCCGCGGCAGGCAAAGGCGAGCCGCCGAACGGCATTATTATGGTGCGGCAGGGTTTCATGCCGGTCTTCGAGGCGCCGCTGACGATCGACAATGCACGGCAGGCACTTGGCACGCATTTCTTCGCGCTGCACGCCGTCGACGCCAAGAACGGCAAGGCCGACTGGCTCGGCGTGACGCTCAAGAACGATCTTTCCAGGCAGGCAATGAAGCGGCTCGGGATCGTCGCCAACGAGAGTTCGATCGTGACAGGCACGCCGATCGCCCGCGCGCTCGACCGCATTACGATATCCGACGAAACGCGCCGCCGGATCGGCGGCATGCTGGCGGCAGGCTCGACTCTAACGATTTCCGACACGGGCATCGGCCCAGAGACAGGTGCGGGCACGGATTTCATCACAATTACGCACTAG
- a CDS encoding DNA polymerase IV encodes MTPTPDKTPGFCRDCLAEQKDEARRCMACGSPRLVRHKELYDLTLAHIDCDSFYAAVEKRDNPELADKPVIIGGGTRGVVSTACYIARIHGVRSAMPMFKALEACPQAVVIRPDMEKYVKVGREVRTMMQELTPLVQPLSIDEAFLELGGTQRLHHDPPARTLAKFARRVEREIGITVSVGLSYCKFLAKVASDLQKPRGFSVIGREEAVEFLAPRPVTTIWGVGKAFAATLEADGIRTIGQLQTMEETDLMRRYGSIGQRLARLSRGIDDREVHLNDAAKSVSSETTFFDDISRYDELVPILRSLSEKVSWRLKKSGIAGNTVVLKMKTADFKSRTRNRKLEDPTQLADRIFRTGIELLEKETDGTKFRLIGIGVTDLCDPARADPPDLIDQQSTRRAAAETAMDKLREKFGKKTVETGYTFGSGRRDG; translated from the coding sequence ATGACCCCCACCCCTGACAAGACACCCGGCTTCTGTCGCGACTGCCTTGCCGAGCAGAAGGATGAGGCGCGCCGCTGCATGGCTTGTGGCAGTCCGCGCCTCGTGCGGCACAAGGAACTCTATGATCTGACCCTCGCACATATCGATTGCGACTCGTTCTATGCGGCGGTGGAAAAGCGCGACAATCCGGAGCTTGCCGACAAGCCGGTCATTATCGGCGGCGGCACGCGCGGCGTCGTGTCCACTGCCTGTTACATCGCCCGCATCCACGGTGTTCGCTCCGCCATGCCGATGTTCAAGGCGCTGGAGGCATGCCCGCAGGCGGTCGTCATCCGTCCCGACATGGAGAAATACGTCAAGGTCGGCCGCGAGGTCCGCACCATGATGCAGGAGCTGACGCCGCTTGTGCAGCCGCTTTCGATCGATGAGGCATTCCTCGAACTCGGCGGCACCCAGCGCCTGCACCATGACCCGCCGGCCCGCACACTCGCGAAATTCGCCCGTCGAGTGGAAAGGGAGATCGGCATCACGGTTTCCGTCGGGCTGTCCTACTGCAAGTTCCTCGCCAAGGTGGCCTCAGACCTGCAGAAGCCGCGCGGCTTTTCCGTCATTGGCCGCGAAGAAGCCGTGGAGTTTCTGGCGCCGCGCCCGGTGACGACGATCTGGGGCGTGGGCAAGGCTTTCGCGGCAACGCTCGAAGCGGATGGCATCCGCACAATCGGACAATTGCAGACGATGGAGGAAACGGATCTGATGCGCCGCTACGGCAGTATCGGCCAGAGGCTCGCGCGCCTTTCGCGCGGCATCGACGACCGCGAGGTTCACCTCAACGATGCGGCAAAGAGCGTCTCCTCGGAGACGACCTTCTTCGACGATATTTCACGCTATGACGAGTTGGTGCCGATCCTGCGCAGTCTCTCCGAGAAGGTCTCCTGGCGGCTGAAGAAGAGCGGCATTGCCGGGAATACCGTCGTTTTGAAGATGAAGACGGCGGATTTCAAGTCCCGCACGCGCAACCGGAAGCTGGAGGACCCGACGCAGCTTGCCGACAGGATTTTCCGGACCGGCATCGAGCTTCTGGAGAAGGAAACGGACGGTACAAAATTCCGCCTGATCGGCATCGGCGTCACCGACCTTTGCGACCCGGCGCGCGCCGACCCGCCGGACCTCATCGACCAGCAATCCACGCGGCGCGCGGCGGCGGAAACCGCGATGGACAAGCTGCGCGAGAAATTCGGCAAGAAGACCGTGGAGACCGGATATACGTTCGGCAGCGGCAGACGCGACGGATAA